In Ruminiclostridium josui JCM 17888, the genomic window ATTTACAAGGTTATTAAAACTATCAATTTTATTGGCAACTCCGCTTCTGATTAAAAAGCTTGCATTACCTTCTTCCTGTCCTGGTATAGGTGATATTATAAAAATGGGCAAGCCTTTAACCAAAGCCTCTGATACAGTCATTCCACCTGGCTTTGTTATTAAAAGGTCAGAAATATCCATAAGCTCATTCACCCTGTCTGTATAGCTTAAAATCAGTACCTTTTTACTGCTTTGTGAAGCGTATTCTTCAAGCTGGAATTTAAGCTTCTGATTAGTACCTGTAACTGCTATTATTTGAATATCAACATTGCAGTTTAACAATGATTCCATTGTTTTTTCAATATTTCCAAAGCCCATTCCGCCGCCCATAACCAGAACGGTGAATTTATTTTCTAAGCCGTATTTTTTAAGCAGACCCTTTTTGTCCGTAGGTGTCAAAAATTTAGGAGAAACGGGAATGCCATAAGGAAAAATGATATTATCCGGTATTCCTCGGCTTATCATCTCAGATTTCATATTATCATTAGCCACAATAAATGCATCCATGCCGCTATCCAGCCATAATGAATGAACCACATAGTCTGTGAGTATCGCCATAGTAGGTATATTCAGTTTATTCTTTCTTTTTAAAGATGACAACATTTGCATGGGAAAAGGATGTGTACATACTATTGCTGATGGTTTGTACTCATTTATAAGGGAGTTTAGCTTATATGACAGAAGCTTGTTTACAGCTTTACTCATATCATATATGCCTGTTCCTGTCCCAGAGGCTGTATAAATCATGCTATATAGCTTGGGGCTTCTTTTAAGAGCTCCTAAGTAACTGCTTACAACGATTTTATCTACTACCGGGTTTATATATTTTAAAGCATCAAGAACATCAACTTTCCAATCAGGAGACTGCCTCTCAATTGATTCCTTCAGTGCCTCAGCTGCCTTCATATGACCAGTTCCCACGGAGACGTACAGTATCAATACCCTCATAAAACACTCCAGTTCATTTATCTGTTTCATTTATCAGTATCAATTACATTTTTGACATGTTGCATGTTATTAATACATGTTTTTTTACAAAGAAATAACATATTTAAGCAGATAACGAATATTTTTGAGAAATTAACCAAAAATAACTTTGCATGAAATTTGCGAGATAATCGGAAGGAGGTACAAGTTTGAGAAAATATAAAATAATTGCTTTATTTTTGCTAATAGTATTGAGTCTTACAATTGCTGATGAAGGTAAGATGTATTTGACAAGCTCTGCACCTTCCCTGAAAATAGGGGACAACGGTGAAAAGGTTAAGGATATGCAACAGGAGTTAAAGAACTGGGGTTACTTTGATGGAAAAGTTGACGGAAGATTCGGGTATGACACATTTAGATCAGTTCTTAACTACCAAAAGGAGTATGGTCTTAAAGCTACAGGAATAGCAGACAGAACTACTCTCCTAACAATGGGTCTAGCAGAGCTTATTGAGTCAGGTGTAGCAAATGCTGCAACATCCAATATATCAAACGAACAGCTCCTTGCTAGAGCAATAAACGGTGAAGCAAGAGGTGAGCCTTTTGAAGGGCAGGTAGCAGTGGGAGCTGTAATTTTAAATAGGGTCAACAACTCAAAATTTCCAAAAACAATAGCAGGTGTAATATACCAACCCGGTGCATTTACAGCAGTTTCAGACGGGCAAATTAATGTTCCCATTGACCCAAAATCAACGGTCGTGAAAGCTGCAAGGGACGCTTTAGCCGGTTGGGATCCTACTGATGGGTGTTTATATTATTGGAATCCGGCTACAGCAACCAGTAAATGGATTTGGTCTAGAAAAGTAAAGTACAAGGTCGGTAGGCATTGGTTTGGTATATAATACGGAGGTGATAATATGGCTGATAATGGCTTTTACTTAAATGATAAAAGAAGATCATCATGGGCAGTACCCATAGCAGTTATTGCAATACTGGCTTTAGTTGGTGTATCTGTATGGGGATACTATCAGAACAAAGAGTTAAAAAAATTACAGGTTTTAATGACAAATCAGTATAACAGGGCTTTTGTTGATTTATCCGATTATGTCGATAATGTTGAGGCTCTTATGGCAAAATCCCTGGTTACTTCAACACCTGTAAGTACATCAAAAATGCTGGAGGAAGTATGGAGACAGGCAAATCTTGCACAGACGAATATGGGGCAACTTCCTGTGGCACCGCCAATTCTTGAAAAGGCATCCAACTTTTTAACGCAAGCAGGGGATATGGCCTATTCTCTTAATACCAAAACAATGAATGGGATTCCACTGAATGACAAAGAGTACGATGCTCTGAAAAAACTTCACGGATATGCTGTTTCACTACAAAAAAACTTGCAGGGAATAGAGAATCAGGTTATTCAGGGAAAAATGGCATGGGGAAATTACGCAAGTAAAGGTAACTTCATGAAGACTTCTAAGTCAAAAGATCCTCAGACAAGTCAGTTTGAGAATATTGACAAAACATTTCAGGAATATCCAACCCTGATATATGATGGTCCCTACTCAGACCATATGCTTAAATCAAAGCCTCAGGGATTAGGTAATAAAAAAGTTACGGTATCAGAAGCTAAAAATATTGCTATAAACTTTATAGGCAAAGACAAGGTTAGTGATGTAAAACAGCTTGATAGTAATGAACTTGGTAATATCAAAACATATAGGTTTAAAGTTTTGTACAAGAATCAAAAGGAAAACGAGTCAGCAGAAATTGAAGTTACCCAGCAAGGCGGACAAGTTTACCTCATGTTGAGGAATAGAGATATCGGTAAAGATACTATAAATATGGAAAAAGCAAAAAAGTTAGCTAAAGATTTCTTGTCCTCAAAGGGATATAAGAATATGGTTGATACCTACTATCAGAAGGTTGATGGTACTGCTGTTATTAGTTATGCGTACAAGCAGGGAGGAGTAATTGTTTACCCTGATCTTATCAAGGTAAAAATTGCACTGGATAATGGAGAAATAATAGGTATTGAGGCAAAGGGTTATTTATACAACCATAGAACAAGAAATATTCCTAAAACAACTCTTACATTGGAACAAGCCCGTGCAAAGGTTAATAGCAGGATTAAAATTGACAGACAGGGAGAAGCAGTCATACCGACTAATTTTAAAACTGAAAAATATTGTTATGAGTTTATGGGCAAGGTGGATGGGCGTACTTTTATTATATACATCAATGCTTTGACAGGAGCAGAAGAGGATGTATTAATGCTTGTATCAACTCCTGAAGGTACTCTTACTATGTAAATAGGATAAATATATTTTTTATAAAAAAGATTTGATAGGTGCAAATGGGCCTATTCAAGTCTTTTTTGCGTACAGTAGTTTATAGATGGAAAATATATATTTTTAAGGATTTACTGAGAGTGAAAAACTTGAGGTAAAAGACTATATGACAAGGATTAATAATATGTTAGACTCTGAGAGGACTAAATAAATATCAAATTCATTGCTAATACATATGGTAAAATATATAATTTATGTTAAAGAATACATTTTTTAAGGAGATAAAAATGAATAGAATAGTGAAACAGTGCATCTTTAACATAATAGGTTTTTTCATACTTGCAGTGGGAATAGTTGATACTTGTTACCACAGATAAGAGTCACAATGATAACATTTGATATATAATATTATTTATGGCATACTCAATGCAGAAGCAAACGTTGTATTATGGAGGATATATTTTTATGGCATTAAGAAATATTCGTACAGTTGAGGATGAGGTTTTACGTAAAAAATGCAGACCAGTTGAAGAAGTTAATGATAAGATACGAGAGTTGCTTAAAGATATGGCGGATACTATGTACAATACAGGGTATGGAGCAGGTCTAGCAGCACCTCAGGTAGGTATTTTAAAAAGGGCTATTGTAATAGATATGGGTGACGGTCTGATAAATCTTGTGAATCCTGAAATTATTGAGCAAAAAGGTTCACAAAAGGTAATTGAGGGATGTCTGAGTATCCCCGGTAAATGGGGAAAGGTCATAAGACCTGCCGAAGTCAAAGTTAAAGCATTAAATGAAAAAGGTGAAGAGGTTATAATAACTGGTAAAAAAGAAATGGCAAAATGCTTATGTCATGAGATAGACCATCTTGACGGTATTCTTTTTACGGACAAAGTAGTAGAATACATTGAGGAATAGGAATTTATATGGAAAACTATGATGTAGTAAAAAAGGATTTTAATGAAATATCAGACATAGTTGAAGATAGATGGAATCATAATAACTGCTATTTCAAAAATATTGTGAAATATCTAAGTGAGGATAATGAAGTTATACTTGAAATAGGTTGTGGAAAAGGTGAACTCTCAAATCTGTTGGCTAAAAAAAGCGACCATGTTATTGCAGTTGACTTGGCAGACAGGATGATAGAGAAGGCTATTTCTCAATATGGGTACAAAAATATAGATTTTGTTAGTAAAAACATACTTGATATGGAATTTGAGGAAAATAGTCTGGATGCTATAGTTACTACTGCTACCGCACATCATTTACCCTATGAGTGGTTACTTTTGTTTGCGCTCAGAACCTTGAAACCGAGAGGTAAGCTTATAATACTTGACCTTTACAAAGTAAATACCTTTACGGATATGCTTTTAAATTTACTGGCAGTTATACCGAATATGTTTATGAACATAGTGCATAATAAAAAAATTAAATCAGGTGATGAGCATAGCAGAGAGGTATGGAAAAGACATGGTGAACATGATACATATATGACATTAGAAGAGATGCATATGCTTGTCCAAAAGTATCTGCCCGGAGCAGTGATAAGAAGAAAATTATTTTGGAGATATCTTATGATTTGGGAAAAATAATTTTTGTGGAACATTTTTCATATAGTCTAGTCTAATACTATATAGCCGGCAAATAAATACTATAAATTACGTATAGGAGATGATTAATATGAAGAGAAATGTTTCTGCATTAATACTTACGGGCGCTATTGCTTTATCAAGTACATTTACTTTTGCCCAGTCAGCCGATAATAAAGATAATAAATTCAATGATATATCAGGACACTGGTGCAATTCAGCGGTTCAAATGCTTATGGAGAAAAATGTTATGCCATTTACAGGTGAGAAGTTTAGTCCAGCAAAAGCAATAACCAGAGGTGAATTCGTATCCCTGCTGCATGATGCTTTAGGAATACAGATAGAATACTTTGCAGCACCTCAGATAAAGGATTATTTTGAAGATGTAGAGCAAAATGCTTCTTACACTTCTGATTTGATTGATCTTGTAACAGCTAATATTATAGAAAAGGGAGGGAAATTCAATCCCGATTCTTTCATTTCAAGAGAGGAAATGGTGCATTATATAATGAATGCATACAAGTATCATATGGGTGACAAATACGCTCTTATAAATATTAAGCCTCCTTTCTTTAGTGATGACAGCGAAGTAGCACCGGAGTTCGGGGGAGATGTAGGTAGGGCAGCATATTATAAACTCATTTCAGGCTCAAAGGGAATGTTCCGCCCAAAAGACAATACAACAAGGGGAGAGGCTGCTTCAGTGGTAAGCAAGCTGGTTAGCCTCCTTGAAAAACAGAACCCTGTTGTGACAGTTACACCTGAGGCTGAAATTAAAGATGATTCTATAATTATGAAAGTAACTCTTACAAATAACTCAAAGAAGACAGTCAACTTTAATCATTCATCCGGACAAAAATATGATTTTAAACTCTTGGATTCAGACAAAAACATACTTTACACATGGTCTGCCGATAAAATGTTTACAATGGCTTTAACATATTCAAAGATAGAAGCAGGTGAATCAGTTGTTTATACTGAAACTCTGAGTGGCGATCAATATAAGGCAATAAAAGATAAAATAGCATATATGAAAGCCTATGTCATTGGCACTTCAGATGAATTTACTTTAGATACTCAGGGATACGAGGTTGTACTTAAATAATACATGAAAATTTAATTGGTAAATTATTAAGGGGGACGTAAAATGTCTCCCTTTTTCATATACTAAATTAAACATATAAGAAAAAAATTGAAAAGCAAATAAGATAATAGTAATATTATAGTGAATCTATAATATTACATATATGAATCAATAGGAGGAACCAAGTGGAAAATAACATTGATGAACAGTTTTCTTCAATTACAGCTGACGAAAGCAAAAAAAGACTGCCGGGGCCTGTAGCTTCTGGAATCCTTTTTTCTATAGTAACCATTTTACTCACTTTTGGAGGGTCTATCCTGACTTTTAAAAATGGTTTTCTAAATAGTGGATTAGGGGAACTAATTTTTATTCTACTGCCGGTAATAATCTTTTTTGCCATAGGAAGATATGATATAAAAAGTACGTTAAATTTAAGAGGGACCAGACCCATAAATTATTTGCTTGTGGTTTTCTTAACATTGTTTGGAATGCCTGTAGTAGGAGCTCTCAATGCAATAACCTTTGCATTAATAAGAGAAATGTTTGGGAAAAATTTGCCTATACCAAAGGTAATTGTCAATGATGTACCTACTCTTTTTATAGCTTTACTGGTTATAGGGGTTTCCGCTGCAGTTTGCGAAGAGGTTATGTTTCGTGGACTTATACAGAATGGTTACCGTAAATATGGAGTGGCCGTTTCTATTGGAGTAACATCTGTATTATTTGGTCTTCTGCACCGTGATATTCAAAAGACTGTAAGTACTATCCTACTTGGTGCATTAATAGGTTTTATTGTATATAGAACAGGAAGTATATTTACAGGAATGATTGCCCATTTTACAAATAATGCTTCGGCGGTACTATTATCTTTTATGGCATCCAAAATGTCGTGGTACTTGAATGAAGAAGGTATACAGCAATCACAAAATTTTGATTTTTCGAATTTGCCTACGGCTTCCATTATAATCGCCTTATTGTTCTATGCCATAATTTATATGGGCTTAGTTTCAGGTTTTGTAGCTTTGCTGTACGCATTTTATAGAAGTACAAAGAAGGATGTAAAAGCAATGGAGGAGGAAGCAGGTAGACGCGAATTTAAACATGAAAAAATCGGTTTATCAGCGGTTTTAAGTATGCTGCCGGGACTTGTAATTATTTTATTTACATTCTTGTATCAGATAATGAAATTAAAATGGGGCTAAATCAAAAAAATGGGCTTTAGCCCATTTTTTTATTTAAGAAGTCTTATATCATTACCTGCTAGAACCAACCTGTCAAAATAGCCTACAATCCTTGATGTAATACGTTCTGTATATAACTCAAAGAGTTTTTTAGGACCTATATTCGTAGAAATAATAGTTTTACATGTACGACTTGTGTTTTGAGATTGTCTGCTGTTAAGTATATTTAATAACTCTGCATATCTCGCATCACTTAATGGTTCAGTACCAAGATCATCTATTATCAGCAGTTCTACCGAAAAAATACTCTGATATTTATCATCGGCGTATTCGTCTTCTTTGTAGTTTCTCATTTTATGTTCTGTGATAATATCAAACAGAGCAGGAGCTGTGAGGTACAGCACAGTTCTACCCTGATTTATGAGTTCTCTTGCAATACAGAATGATAAAAATGTTTTTCCCACTCCGGTTCTCCCGTTGAAAAAAATGTTTTTTTGGTTTGGATCATCTATATTTTTAATGAACTCAATACAACTTTTCTTTATATTGATTATATTTTCCCTTGGAGATATCCCGATACCATACTTAGCTTCATTTATTTCGTCAGGGTAAAGCATTTCATTAAAGTTATCAAAACATTCATTGCCATTAACATTTATATTTGACTGGGCAAATAAATGGGTTATAATTTGCTGTTTGTAACAGGAACACCGCTGTGAACCTGTAGTATCAGTTATATATCCCGTATCCTTGCACTTTTCACACTGGTATGGTGTGAAAAGGTAGTTAGAGCTTATATTGTGTTCAGCCAGCAATTTATTTTTTGATGACGTAAGCTCCTCTATTTTCTCAGTAAGTTCATTTAAAATAGCTGACTTGTCCCCGATTGATGATAATATAAGCCTATTGTATTTAATTCCCAGACTATTAATCATGCTTTCAATTTCACGAAGCTGGGGGATTTTTTCATATAGCTGTTGTTTTCTTTGTTCCACAATATCTGCGGCAAGTTTTTGTCGTCTTTCGTACTCTCTCGCAATAATATTATGTATATCCCTATTCATAAACTACCTCTTTCATCCTTTTATATGGTTACCTATTTGAGGTGTTTGTAAAAAAGTTTTCAAAATATTCATCGTCATACTCTCTTTGCTCAAAGTTATCTCTTTGAGACTGTTTAGGCTTAGCCTTTTGTGTACCATGGCTGGCTTGTGGCTGGGACTTGATACTGTTTTCATATCCAAGTATTTCTTCAGCAGTTACCAGTCCTAGATCATGCCAGCGGGTTAATACATTGTTAAGAAACTTAAAGTCAGGATTTGTCTTTCCTACAGTTTTTTTCAAGGCAAGTTCAATAACATCAAACCCGTACTTGTAATCAATAACCCATTTTTCTACATACTCACTTTCGTATTCTGTCAGGGCCCTTCTAAGACGAAGCTTCTTGATAATGGTACCTTTTATGCCACGAACTTGTGCCATGTCCTCGAAGTACTTTTCAAGGTCAAAAAAGTTTTGAATACCCCTTCTGTGCCAGTTTGTTGCAACTGCCTCTATATAACTTTTGTGGAAAGTGTTATTGTCATGACAGTACTTAAAAAGGGTGTACATGACATCCTCATCAAACTTGTATATAGTAAACCAGTTATCTATAGTCAGATACCAGCTTGGGGCCATAAGACCCTGAAAGAACTTTGAATTAATTGCAGCAAGTGTATTGTTTCTGCTTTTGTTCTTCTCAAAGTTCTCATTTGCCTGCTCAGGAGATGATATGGACTTTAACCGATACATTCTCTTTATTTCAGCTTCTTTTAAGTCATTTAGCTGTATTTTGTCTTCTACCCAGTTGATAACTTCCAGATTATCAAGGCTGGTCAGGGCAGACTTAACCTCATCCAGAGACAGATTAAGAGTCTTTGCAAGTTCGTCTGTGGTTACCTTCTTATTATGTTTGCAAAGGAACAGCATATATATATATACCTTTACACATGTGCTGTCCATAGAAGGCACATACTGGCTGATAAAAATATCTGACACCAGTGTGTCAGAGTAAAGTAATGACTTGAAATCCTCAAAATACATTTTGACTCCCGTAAACTTTATTATATTATAATTTTATACTAATAATATTAATATAATTATAGCATATAAAAGACTAATAATTTATTAGTAATAATTATATAATATAAAACAATTGGGAAATAAAATTTATTACTATTGGTTAAACGCTTAAAAGTGACAGATGCTTATATTAAAATTTCACTTTTAGTATAAATCCTTATTGAATTTCATTAAAAATTCACAAAATTTGAAATTAATACAAAAATAAATTTCAAAAAGTATTGACTTACAGGTTGTTTTAGTGGTAACATACTAATTAATAAAAGCAAAGGCGCTGCAGATATGTTTCTGTAGTGCCTTTATTTTATTTTCAAATTTTAAAAATGAATAGTAGCCATTGTATGGACTGATAAATTTATATTTATTTTGTACATATAGGTGTGCTATCCACGATGACGTGTTTTTGCAAATTTAATTTGTAATAATGCGTTTTTTTATTTTCAAATTAAGATAAGGAGTTGATTTAATGTTTAATTCAGTTGATGTAATTTGGACTTTGATAGCAGCAGCCCTTGTGTTTTTTATGCAGGCGGGATTTGCAATGGTAGAAACAGGGTTTACACGAGCAAAAAATGCAGGAAATATAA contains:
- the ypeB gene encoding germination protein YpeB; protein product: MADNGFYLNDKRRSSWAVPIAVIAILALVGVSVWGYYQNKELKKLQVLMTNQYNRAFVDLSDYVDNVEALMAKSLVTSTPVSTSKMLEEVWRQANLAQTNMGQLPVAPPILEKASNFLTQAGDMAYSLNTKTMNGIPLNDKEYDALKKLHGYAVSLQKNLQGIENQVIQGKMAWGNYASKGNFMKTSKSKDPQTSQFENIDKTFQEYPTLIYDGPYSDHMLKSKPQGLGNKKVTVSEAKNIAINFIGKDKVSDVKQLDSNELGNIKTYRFKVLYKNQKENESAEIEVTQQGGQVYLMLRNRDIGKDTINMEKAKKLAKDFLSSKGYKNMVDTYYQKVDGTAVISYAYKQGGVIVYPDLIKVKIALDNGEIIGIEAKGYLYNHRTRNIPKTTLTLEQARAKVNSRIKIDRQGEAVIPTNFKTEKYCYEFMGKVDGRTFIIYINALTGAEEDVLMLVSTPEGTLTM
- a CDS encoding class I SAM-dependent methyltransferase, encoding MENYDVVKKDFNEISDIVEDRWNHNNCYFKNIVKYLSEDNEVILEIGCGKGELSNLLAKKSDHVIAVDLADRMIEKAISQYGYKNIDFVSKNILDMEFEENSLDAIVTTATAHHLPYEWLLLFALRTLKPRGKLIILDLYKVNTFTDMLLNLLAVIPNMFMNIVHNKKIKSGDEHSREVWKRHGEHDTYMTLEEMHMLVQKYLPGAVIRRKLFWRYLMIWEK
- a CDS encoding MGDG synthase family glycosyltransferase, which translates into the protein MRVLILYVSVGTGHMKAAEALKESIERQSPDWKVDVLDALKYINPVVDKIVVSSYLGALKRSPKLYSMIYTASGTGTGIYDMSKAVNKLLSYKLNSLINEYKPSAIVCTHPFPMQMLSSLKRKNKLNIPTMAILTDYVVHSLWLDSGMDAFIVANDNMKSEMISRGIPDNIIFPYGIPVSPKFLTPTDKKGLLKKYGLENKFTVLVMGGGMGFGNIEKTMESLLNCNVDIQIIAVTGTNQKLKFQLEEYASQSSKKVLILSYTDRVNELMDISDLLITKPGGMTVSEALVKGLPIFIISPIPGQEEGNASFLIRSGVANKIDSFNNLVNILSQVTNDPSALKIMRENSKELGKPHSAHDIAALLGKLVTG
- a CDS encoding DnaD domain protein; amino-acid sequence: MYFEDFKSLLYSDTLVSDIFISQYVPSMDSTCVKVYIYMLFLCKHNKKVTTDELAKTLNLSLDEVKSALTSLDNLEVINWVEDKIQLNDLKEAEIKRMYRLKSISSPEQANENFEKNKSRNNTLAAINSKFFQGLMAPSWYLTIDNWFTIYKFDEDVMYTLFKYCHDNNTFHKSYIEAVATNWHRRGIQNFFDLEKYFEDMAQVRGIKGTIIKKLRLRRALTEYESEYVEKWVIDYKYGFDVIELALKKTVGKTNPDFKFLNNVLTRWHDLGLVTAEEILGYENSIKSQPQASHGTQKAKPKQSQRDNFEQREYDDEYFENFFTNTSNR
- the def gene encoding peptide deformylase — protein: MALRNIRTVEDEVLRKKCRPVEEVNDKIRELLKDMADTMYNTGYGAGLAAPQVGILKRAIVIDMGDGLINLVNPEIIEQKGSQKVIEGCLSIPGKWGKVIRPAEVKVKALNEKGEEVIITGKKEMAKCLCHEIDHLDGILFTDKVVEYIEE
- a CDS encoding type II CAAX endopeptidase family protein encodes the protein MENNIDEQFSSITADESKKRLPGPVASGILFSIVTILLTFGGSILTFKNGFLNSGLGELIFILLPVIIFFAIGRYDIKSTLNLRGTRPINYLLVVFLTLFGMPVVGALNAITFALIREMFGKNLPIPKVIVNDVPTLFIALLVIGVSAAVCEEVMFRGLIQNGYRKYGVAVSIGVTSVLFGLLHRDIQKTVSTILLGALIGFIVYRTGSIFTGMIAHFTNNASAVLLSFMASKMSWYLNEEGIQQSQNFDFSNLPTASIIIALLFYAIIYMGLVSGFVALLYAFYRSTKKDVKAMEEEAGRREFKHEKIGLSAVLSMLPGLVIILFTFLYQIMKLKWG
- a CDS encoding ATP-binding protein, with translation MNRDIHNIIAREYERRQKLAADIVEQRKQQLYEKIPQLREIESMINSLGIKYNRLILSSIGDKSAILNELTEKIEELTSSKNKLLAEHNISSNYLFTPYQCEKCKDTGYITDTTGSQRCSCYKQQIITHLFAQSNINVNGNECFDNFNEMLYPDEINEAKYGIGISPRENIINIKKSCIEFIKNIDDPNQKNIFFNGRTGVGKTFLSFCIARELINQGRTVLYLTAPALFDIITEHKMRNYKEDEYADDKYQSIFSVELLIIDDLGTEPLSDARYAELLNILNSRQSQNTSRTCKTIISTNIGPKKLFELYTERITSRIVGYFDRLVLAGNDIRLLK
- the sleB gene encoding spore cortex-lytic enzyme, translating into MRKYKIIALFLLIVLSLTIADEGKMYLTSSAPSLKIGDNGEKVKDMQQELKNWGYFDGKVDGRFGYDTFRSVLNYQKEYGLKATGIADRTTLLTMGLAELIESGVANAATSNISNEQLLARAINGEARGEPFEGQVAVGAVILNRVNNSKFPKTIAGVIYQPGAFTAVSDGQINVPIDPKSTVVKAARDALAGWDPTDGCLYYWNPATATSKWIWSRKVKYKVGRHWFGI
- a CDS encoding S-layer homology domain-containing protein produces the protein MKRNVSALILTGAIALSSTFTFAQSADNKDNKFNDISGHWCNSAVQMLMEKNVMPFTGEKFSPAKAITRGEFVSLLHDALGIQIEYFAAPQIKDYFEDVEQNASYTSDLIDLVTANIIEKGGKFNPDSFISREEMVHYIMNAYKYHMGDKYALINIKPPFFSDDSEVAPEFGGDVGRAAYYKLISGSKGMFRPKDNTTRGEAASVVSKLVSLLEKQNPVVTVTPEAEIKDDSIIMKVTLTNNSKKTVNFNHSSGQKYDFKLLDSDKNILYTWSADKMFTMALTYSKIEAGESVVYTETLSGDQYKAIKDKIAYMKAYVIGTSDEFTLDTQGYEVVLK